The following coding sequences are from one Octopus bimaculoides isolate UCB-OBI-ISO-001 chromosome 3, ASM119413v2, whole genome shotgun sequence window:
- the LOC106868026 gene encoding 28S ribosomal protein S34, mitochondrial, translating to MRVVRRIGRVNLDWSGRNLFSIVTNLKNNGVGRVVVRHSFLNRYPEKSYYRLTEVQPNFCDGKRRTGKAWGIKVFRGKEFPRPCGIDACHKADWKLIPKEEEEEFCKLTATDVRETQTVPLSMEFPPLLKAMILAKKTENGESLPEDLRLKLTINKGPFSTEVKQQDKHP from the exons ATGAGAGTCGTTCGCCGGATTGGAAGAGTGAATTTAGATTGGTCCGGGAGAAACCTTTTTTCCATTGTTACGAACCTTAAAAACAATGGTGTTGGACGCGTGGTTGTCAGACACAGCTTCTTAAACAGATATCCTGAGAAAAGCTATTATCGATTGACCGAAGTGCAGCCCAACTTTTGTGATGGT AAACGACGAACAGGAAAGGCCTGGGGTATCAAAGTTTTCCGCGGCAAAGAATTTCCCCGTCCTTGTGGAATCGATGCCTGTCACAAAGCCGATTGGAAATTAATTCctaaagaggaagaggaagaattcTGCAAGTTAACTGCAACAGATGTACGAGAGACCCAAACTGTACCACTGTCAATGGAATTCCCACCACTTCTTAAAGCCATGATTCTCGCAAAGAAAACCGAGAATGGAGAATCACTACCAGAAGATTTGCGTTTAAAACTGACAATCAACAAAGGCCCATTTTCCACTGAAGTCAAACAACAAGATAAACATCCTTAA